In Massilistercora timonensis, the following are encoded in one genomic region:
- a CDS encoding helix-turn-helix transcriptional regulator: protein MEFKDVLNRYMERTGCSARDLAERSGLSTATISRYRSGDRVPEADSRQLENLAKGIAAIAAEKKIREMEEEAVRQALSEQAQGPGIEIEKLRLNFDTLLKTLSVSVSDLARFLSYDPSYLSRIRKGQRKLSDPQKFTADAFLKLDAKTEGTRRSILSSLPLYTADDELVFQVLRDNRVSEKNQIRIMEHIAFQRELTEEILSHDSIFEAYPNFSKDEFAQYPMTLSLAGAFYEEDIVYTYEQYREHLEMMKRFSQMHKNYHIEENKSPAFRHIQILIHEGSWAIVSKEKTPAIHFVIRHPKMREAMENITMPIVEGEEYK from the coding sequence ATGGAGTTCAAAGACGTTCTAAACCGATATATGGAGCGGACCGGATGCTCCGCCAGGGATCTGGCGGAACGCTCCGGCCTGTCCACAGCTACAATTAGCCGATATCGCTCTGGAGACCGTGTGCCGGAAGCAGATTCCAGGCAATTGGAGAATTTAGCCAAGGGGATTGCGGCGATAGCAGCCGAAAAGAAAATTCGGGAGATGGAAGAGGAAGCGGTTCGGCAGGCGCTCTCCGAGCAGGCACAGGGGCCTGGTATCGAGATAGAAAAACTCAGATTGAATTTTGATACCCTGCTGAAGACATTGTCCGTCAGCGTATCCGATCTTGCGCGTTTTTTGAGCTACGATCCTTCGTACCTGTCCCGTATCCGAAAGGGGCAGCGCAAGCTGTCCGATCCTCAAAAATTTACGGCGGATGCCTTTTTAAAGCTTGATGCAAAAACAGAAGGTACAAGGCGGTCAATCCTGTCATCCCTGCCGCTCTACACGGCCGACGATGAGCTTGTCTTTCAGGTTTTGAGGGACAATCGTGTTTCGGAGAAAAACCAGATCAGGATCATGGAACATATTGCTTTTCAAAGGGAATTGACGGAAGAAATTCTATCCCACGACTCCATCTTTGAAGCGTATCCCAACTTTTCAAAAGATGAGTTTGCCCAATACCCCATGACGCTATCCTTGGCTGGCGCTTTTTATGAAGAGGATATCGTCTACACCTATGAGCAATATCGGGAACATCTGGAGATGATGAAGCGCTTTTCTCAGATGCATAAAAACTACCATATTGAGGAAAACAAATCTCCTGCGTTCCGCCATATCCAAATTCTTATCCATGAGGGAAGCTGGGCGATCGTGTCCAAGGAAAAAACGCCGGCGATTCATTTTGTTATCCGGCACCCCAAAATGCGAGAAGCCATGGAAAACATCACAATGCCCATTGTGGAAGGGGAAGAGTATAAATGA
- a CDS encoding LuxR C-terminal-related transcriptional regulator, with protein sequence MGRMVIKKSFTIPKSIYAILLLSVFTFLFLGAEYLYVNMISLTAGEEKTVIAQNYALGISAVGFLLYPLFHRFLKRRVQIVGLFILALAAAVCNFLVQKHVSYSSTLLSGMALFLFLGILGSAAHYLFFKLARDRTHLARMVGVSYALGIFLQFLNNNLVDLETAEALILSLFALVALALLLKAERLCRQENAEAEELQSPAIEDDGKGTRKKIAAGGLLALLVILMACIFSTLDNAVTMHHTAGTDIGQWPRLLLAVSGLSAGFLFDIRKRKFMAMMMYCVMLMSVICLVVLKLGGPFLIGLIVFYLSAGFFVVFFTTSFLDFARHMPTPALWAGMGRAMNNVSAALLTNASVALLVSDSNGMASIILALVLFVAVSVVIYLYTAWMPVSSGTPKDIPTDLDPQEAFRLLSELFILTPKETEVFDKLVNSEESIQEIADGLYLSRRTCQRHIAAIYEKAGVKSRMGLYQLYIEKQRRL encoded by the coding sequence ATGGGACGTATGGTAATAAAGAAAAGCTTCACAATTCCAAAATCCATTTATGCGATTCTGCTGCTTAGTGTTTTTACTTTTCTATTTCTTGGAGCCGAGTACCTATATGTGAATATGATCTCGCTTACGGCAGGGGAAGAAAAAACGGTGATTGCGCAAAACTACGCGTTAGGAATAAGCGCTGTCGGTTTTTTGCTCTATCCGCTGTTTCATCGCTTTTTGAAAAGGCGGGTACAAATCGTTGGACTTTTTATCCTTGCACTAGCAGCGGCAGTATGCAATTTTTTGGTTCAAAAACATGTTTCTTATTCGTCCACTCTGCTCTCCGGAATGGCATTGTTCCTGTTTCTGGGGATATTGGGAAGCGCGGCCCACTACCTGTTTTTCAAACTGGCGAGGGATCGCACCCATCTGGCGCGTATGGTTGGTGTCTCCTATGCCCTTGGGATCTTCCTGCAGTTTCTAAATAACAATCTTGTGGATCTGGAAACTGCGGAAGCCTTGATACTTTCACTCTTTGCCCTTGTAGCGTTAGCGCTGTTGCTGAAGGCAGAAAGGCTTTGCCGCCAGGAAAACGCAGAAGCGGAAGAACTCCAGTCCCCCGCCATAGAGGATGATGGGAAGGGAACCCGAAAGAAGATCGCCGCCGGCGGACTCCTTGCACTGCTTGTCATCCTGATGGCATGTATCTTCAGTACGCTGGACAACGCGGTCACCATGCATCATACAGCAGGCACTGACATCGGGCAATGGCCGCGGCTTTTGCTGGCGGTAAGCGGCCTTTCTGCCGGCTTTCTTTTTGATATCCGAAAGCGGAAATTTATGGCCATGATGATGTACTGCGTCATGCTGATGTCCGTCATCTGTTTGGTAGTACTCAAGCTGGGCGGCCCGTTTTTGATCGGCCTGATCGTATTTTATCTTTCGGCTGGATTTTTCGTGGTATTCTTCACCACCAGCTTTCTGGATTTTGCCCGCCATATGCCCACGCCAGCGCTGTGGGCCGGTATGGGGCGCGCCATGAATAACGTGAGCGCCGCTTTGCTTACCAACGCCTCTGTAGCGCTGCTTGTTTCTGACAGCAATGGCATGGCATCCATCATTCTGGCACTGGTCCTGTTTGTGGCCGTCAGCGTAGTCATCTATCTTTATACAGCCTGGATGCCGGTTTCATCCGGCACCCCCAAGGATATCCCGACAGACCTGGACCCTCAGGAAGCGTTCCGTCTTTTGTCGGAGCTGTTTATCCTTACGCCCAAGGAAACCGAAGTATTTGACAAGCTGGTCAATTCAGAGGAAAGTATTCAGGAGATCGCAGATGGACTGTATCTATCCCGGCGAACCTGTCAGCGGCATATCGCGGCGATCTATGAGAAAGCGGGTGTAAAATCACGCATGGGATTGTACCAGCTCTACATAGAAAAACAGCGCAGGCTATGA